In the genome of Peromyscus eremicus chromosome 1, PerEre_H2_v1, whole genome shotgun sequence, the window GGACCAAACATGCGTGCCCCTCAGCTTAAGCTAGCCCCAAGGCCACACCTTAGGggctggtacttcaaggtcataggtggaacaggtacccactacaGTATACTAACAAAGTACAACATACCTAACTTAAGTAGTTCATAAACTCGCTGGCTTCCTTTCAAATCTAATCTGAAACTGAAAGTGTATTGTCCACAGGATAAAAGGCCACAGCACTGCCTTCTGCAACACTTGCTTTTAGAAGAGGCCAGAGACCCAGCCACCAAAGACCTGCTCAGGTACCTGACAACTCTGAACTCTGTCCTCTGAAGGGAAAGGCCTCTAAAGTTGAGGGGACCCTGAGAACAATCTGAGAGCTGCAGTGGGTTTAGCCATGTGTGCGGGGGTGTCTATGACTCAGGGTTAAAGCCAGAAGGTCAGTTCTGGGCAAGAAATAGCCCATGTAGGGTGATGGAGGCAGATATAaataaagaaaggacagacatGAGGCTATAATATTTCTAGAGACTTAAAAATATAATGCAGGACTACACAATTTACCCCCCAAGTCCTGTAGAAAGcaactggcatctgtgtacataGTCTCTTATGTATATAGACTTTTACCTTCATGTACTTCCTGGGTTTTCAGGACAGAACAGGGATATGTATAATTAATCCCATTTTCTTCCCAGCTCCATGCAAACATTAGTTTCTATCCTCTTCTTTGCTTTACTTATccacttttaatttaaaagttttaaaagatgtGTTTTTACTGTAAAAACCGCACCAGGTCTCCTGCATGTTGGAAACATACgctattcttttctttaattcagGATCATAGAGTTTGAATGCAGATAAAAAGCAGGATggaaggagagtgggaggagtGAGGAAAGAAGGGATAGggatgaaggagaagagagagagatgaaagttTTTATTGAGGCTCAAGGTGTTAGCTACATTGATATCTGGGGGAAATTTTAATTGGCAGGCACAAGTTCCAGAAGTTCATACCGGGGCTGAAGAGACTCAAGTTGTGTATCTCCAGTCTATGTGGGTTGTGAGGGGCATCGGTGCCAATAAGGCACAGCTAGGCTGTCCTTAGCTGTCCCACAGGGAAGTAGACACCAGTCCTGTGAAAAGCAAACATCTGGATCAACCACATGAGGTactagggagaggaggagagaattgGAAGTTTACTCCAGGCTGGCTGAGCCATGCCTCCTGAATGAGAAAGTCCTTCTGCTGACCCACTAACCCTACAGGATTGCTTTCTCCTGGCACCTCCATCTGGAATTTGTCAGACTTCCTGACTTCAGAACAGAGCTTTGAAGCCTAAGTTTTAAGACAAGAAAAGGGGTGGTTCTagctgaggctggagaaagaGCTAGAATATGGAGATGTGCATTGTGTAAAGAGGCTTCACTGTCCagctgggtgtagctcagtgaaagGTGTTGGCCTGGCATGCACAATattctgggttcagtcctcagcaccgaTTAATTGGAATCTTATGCTAAATAGTACTTCCCCCATAAGAAAATtttgagctggagaaatggctcagtggttagaacaagtactttctcttgctgtgggatcagagttcagttccatcacccatgtcagacagctcacaagtgcctgtaactccagcgccaGAGGATCTGATACTCTGACCTCagagggcatctgcactcatgtgcacataccgaCCAACTCCaggacatgcatgcatacacgttactaaaaagaagaaaaagaaagcttcttttaaaaagcaaattgtgtCAAAATTAACAAAGGAACTCCTTAGAAATACTAAATACTCCAATTTGAGCTGGAGTCCAGAAGTCTGTTTGGTGACAAGTTTCCAGGGAACTCCTGATACAACCAAACTTCAGGAACCATTTTGAATAACTAGCCAAATCCTAAGTGGCTCCAGGGTGTACTTAAGGCAAAAGTAAATCACCTGTGTTTCTATTTCTGGGCAGAGCTTAATTTTACCTTTTTTGTGTCTTCAGAGTCCATCCTAAACTGGCCTGGGCCGCCAGATGCCCCTGTGCccatctcccaagggctgggattataggtgtgtgcttcAATAACTGGTTGTCTAAGAGGACTTTAAGAATTTAGGGAGGCTATCTTATGTAGCTGACTATAGTTATTTAACAATAATCTATAATTTTTGAAAGTTGAGGATGTACAGAAGGTGGGAACCTTCACTGCAGTGCTGAACTCCTAGGTCTGTTGTTTCTACAGTGTCCCCTAAAGGCTCAGGGCAGGAGAAGCCAAGCTGTGGAGGAGTTGGGAGTCCAAGCCTTCCCAAGAGCAACTAGTCAGCCACAGCATGCAGCTCCATTCTGCCATTCTCAAGGTGTGGGGAGAGGATTATCTTGCCAGAATAAGTCAAAATTCTGTGGACAGTAACACAACAGCTTAGATAAGTGTGGGGAAGAGTTTTCATGAATTTCTAAAAGCCATAGGCAGGAATGAATGGATGGGTCCACACCAATGGGGTGACCTTCCTTCTCATTCCTTCACTTGCTATTCATTGTatacttctttcctttttatttttcttttctctttttttttgtgtgtgtgagtacatgcacatgtgtgggcatATTTACTTGTGTgggcacatgtacatgtatgggtACATGCTCATGGgtgggcacatgcatgtggaagtcagaggacaatgtctggtgttattcctcaggcactgtccaccATTTTTGTAATGACAGTATCTCTCACAGGCCTGGGAAACACACCAAGCAGACTGGTCTGGCTGTCCAGTGAGTCTTGGGGATCTCAGGGACCCATCTCTGTCCACCTCCTGGTGCTAAATACAAGTGCATGTCATCACACCTGCTTTTccatgggttcttgggatcaaactcaggtctatgtttgcaaggcaagtcctttactcactgagctttCTTATATTGTGTTTATTACTATCACAAAATGCTTGATGCTGGAAAGTTTATAAAGTAAAGGTGCTTACTCAGTTCACAGTCTGACAACTGGAAAGTCTTAATATCATGAAAGTGCTGGCTGGTTAGGGTTTTCCTGGCTGAATCACAATATTCTCTATCACAATGTCAGGGAAGCCATTGCCATGTGTAGAAGGGAATACATGGCAAGAGAGGAAGCTAGAGAGGTTCTGGGGCCAGACTGGCTCTTGCAGGAACTGTGTAGGATTCCAAGGGCTGAAATGATCTCTTCTGGTGGTGATGTCCTCCAGGACCTGGTCACTTCCCAGTAGACCTCACCTCGTAAAGGTTTCACTATCTTCATATGGCCACACTGGAGATCTTTGAAGAACAATCGTATTTAAATCATAGAACACAGTGAATACTGACACCATTAAAAGACATTCAGAGGTAAATGTAAGCCACATGCTAATCAAATATGGAGAAGTTAAGTATCTGTACAAGTAAAACATCAAGGCCTAAGACACATCTGCTAAAATATGACCTGATTCTCTTGGCAACATACACGATACATAGCTCTGTGTGTTACCAGGATTGATTGATTATAGGTCCTTATTGGGGAGAGAGGATGTCAGTCACCTCACTTCTGGAAAGAGACCCAAACAGAGCTGTTAACAGTGTCCTGATAAGCCATCCTGGGATTGGTGTGAGCAGGAAGGAGCCTGGACCTGCAGATGTAAAATAGAGATTCAGTCATTGAGGCAGAGCAGATCCATCAACAGACTGTTACAATACTGTGTGTACCCCTCTTTCACTGTCTTATATTTCCTTGTAGCTGTTTTTGAACTTGAAGATGACATCAAAAGTTCACATGTTCCTCCTGATTTGGTTATTAAGCCAGCAGGTAATATTCTTGTTGACCTTGCTTTCTCCTGCCCACATCTTGGTGATATTACAGTTCCCAGGGTTCAGTATGCAGTTAGAGGGTGGCAGACAGCACAAATCTTGAAAAGGTAGTATCAGTAAGGATAAGGTTGTATGGGGATGAATATGAGCAACATACAGTGATATacgtgtatgaaaatgtcatgatgagGCCTGTTATTTTGTATACTGGCTAGTCATTAGAAGAAAAAACTGTAGAATCTGTAAATACTAAACAATCAGAAATCAGCCTTGCCTTTCTGCACCGCTTATAACATAATGAGATTGTGTCCATGTATGTGCCATGTGTGAGGTTGGAGTATGTGACATCTCATGCTGTCGGCTCCAGACAGCACCCAGCACATGCTGATAACTTAGCAATTTTATTGAGTAACAAAGAACCTACTTCTTCTCTCTTTCAGGTGACAGGCCAAAATGAGTCTTTCGACCTGGACATGGCTCCCAATGCATTTGATGATCAGTATGAGGGCTGTGTTGAAGACATGGAGAGAAAAGCACCCCAGCTGTTACAAGAAGACTTCAACATGAATGGGCAATTAAAACTTGAGTGGGAAAAGGCAGAGCAACGATGGAAGGAGATAAAAAACACAACGAGCACTCCCAAAGGTTTCCAAGATTCCCACGGAACGGCTTTAGTGGCCTACACTGGGAACATCCATGAAGATTTTAACAGAGCTGTTAGAGAATTCAAGAAAAATCCCGGTGACTTCCATTACAAGGCCTTCCATTACTACTTAACAAGAGCCCTTCAGCTTCTGAGTAACCAGAGTTGTCACTCAGTTTATCGAGGCACCAGGAACAAGTTTCATTACAGTGGGGAGGACTCTGTGCGGTTTGGGCAGTTTGCTTCCTCATCTTTGGTAGAGAGAGTAGCTCTTGGTGGCTTTGGTGGTGCTAGTGGGACACTGTTTACCATCAGAACCTGCTTGGGGGCTGACATTAGTGAATTTTCCTACTATCCTAAACAAGAGGAGGTGTTAATTCCAGGCTATGAAGTATATCACAATGTCACCATAACAGAAAGTGGAAAGGGATATGACACAATTTCTCTGCACTCCCCCCAAATAAAGAAAAGCAACTTTAATTGCTTCTACAGTGGTTCTACCGACAAGAGTCATTTCAGCAGCTCAGGTGAGTCTAGGTCTGTGTTAGAGGTAGAGCTGGTGGGGGACATCATGAAATGGAAGAGGGGGTGCTCCCTACCAGA includes:
- the LOC131913139 gene encoding T-cell ecto-ADP-ribosyltransferase 2-like, with the translated sequence MTSKVHMFLLIWLLSQQVTGQNESFDLDMAPNAFDDQYEGCVEDMERKAPQLLQEDFNMNGQLKLEWEKAEQRWKEIKNTTSTPKGFQDSHGTALVAYTGNIHEDFNRAVREFKKNPGDFHYKAFHYYLTRALQLLSNQSCHSVYRGTRNKFHYSGEDSVRFGQFASSSLVERVALGGFGGASGTLFTIRTCLGADISEFSYYPKQEEVLIPGYEVYHNVTITESGKGYDTISLHSPQIKKSNFNCFYSGSTDKSHFSSSATLLLVVLPGLLVQLLPLGEL